A DNA window from bacterium contains the following coding sequences:
- the trmB gene encoding tRNA (guanosine(46)-N7)-methyltransferase TrmB, giving the protein MRTKRLAKQLVMQDPRVLPFNPETEQPTWADVFGRKAPLHLEVGMGSGRHLAHTAKNQPETNHVGLESKYYRVLKGTWWANELSIDNTRYLLGDCYEMDEAFAAGEVDAITMLFPDPWPRAKGDRFRLTNPTLVERYKRWLKPGGYFHFRSDHELMFTYSLERFRRAGFEIEVSVPIQRVQSDFEMRFLSKGLPIYGFVARRPLDA; this is encoded by the coding sequence ATGAGAACCAAACGCCTTGCCAAGCAACTCGTCATGCAGGATCCGCGCGTCCTGCCCTTCAACCCCGAGACCGAGCAGCCCACCTGGGCTGACGTCTTCGGCCGCAAAGCCCCCCTCCACCTGGAGGTCGGCATGGGCTCGGGACGCCACCTGGCCCATACGGCCAAGAATCAGCCCGAGACCAACCATGTAGGCCTCGAGAGCAAGTACTACCGCGTCCTGAAGGGGACCTGGTGGGCCAACGAGCTTTCGATCGACAACACCCGCTACCTCTTGGGCGACTGCTATGAGATGGACGAGGCCTTCGCCGCGGGCGAGGTGGACGCCATCACCATGCTCTTCCCCGACCCCTGGCCCCGGGCCAAGGGCGATCGCTTCCGCCTGACCAACCCGACCCTGGTCGAGCGCTACAAGCGCTGGCTCAAGCCTGGCGGGTACTTCCACTTCCGTAGCGACCACGAGCTCATGTTCACCTACTCGCTGGAGCGCTTCCGCCGCGCCGGCTTCGAGATCGAAGTGAGCGTTCCCATCCAGCGGGTGCAGTCGGACTTCGAGATGCGCTTTCTCTCCAAGGGCCTGCCGATCTACGGCTTCGTGGCCCGCCGCCCCCTGGACGCCTGA
- a CDS encoding M3 family oligoendopeptidase, producing MLATDTAFERPTEFTPAFVRAAYARLEAERRTLASDADWEAFYLRWNSLKCLISGEHARRVYTEAQDVSNAEAEEASRVIREEVVPVGEEHDAAIRAALLESPSRPHLEARFGKLLFSQFQIEHEAFAAPNIPLNVEAADLSTRYERTLGTAEIEVDGETLTLSRAGALLTHPDEAKRKAAWEAIAAWTFAHGDEFHGIYSDLAGLRQQMAENLGEANFIPVGYRRMRRLDYGPAEVETFREGIKRHIVPLLKQLRAKQATMLGQPTVKPWNMAYFPGLSLPPGVAPIGEQFERAQVLFDRLHPTLGGHFKRMATEGLIDLENRPGKRPGAFCTSFDDTNQVVIFCNSTGNEDDVSTLTHEMGHAFQGWESRWIVPLELRWPSMEACEIHSMGMEFLALHELDAFFAPEDARKFRKLKLIDTLTMLPYIAVVDAFQHWVYAHPGHSPEARDAEWDRLWDEYLPGVDFEGLEAYKAVRWKRQAHIFADPFYYIDYAIAESAALQLWRMAEKDRAQAMATYMELCRIGGSQSLLDIFRSAGLVSPFDPMVFAPAVEAIAAELELN from the coding sequence ATGCTTGCGACCGACACCGCCTTTGAACGCCCCACCGAGTTCACGCCCGCCTTCGTCCGCGCGGCCTACGCACGCCTCGAAGCGGAGCGGCGGACGCTTGCGAGCGACGCGGACTGGGAGGCCTTCTACCTGCGCTGGAACTCGCTGAAGTGCCTGATCTCGGGCGAGCATGCGCGCCGCGTCTACACCGAGGCCCAGGACGTCTCCAACGCCGAGGCCGAAGAGGCAAGCCGCGTCATCCGCGAAGAAGTCGTCCCGGTCGGCGAGGAGCACGACGCGGCCATCCGCGCGGCCCTGCTCGAATCCCCCAGCCGCCCCCACCTGGAGGCGCGCTTCGGGAAGCTGCTCTTCTCCCAGTTCCAGATCGAGCACGAGGCCTTCGCCGCCCCCAACATCCCGCTCAACGTCGAAGCGGCCGATCTTTCCACCCGCTACGAGCGCACCCTCGGCACCGCCGAGATCGAGGTGGACGGCGAGACGCTGACCCTGAGCCGAGCGGGCGCGCTCCTGACCCACCCGGACGAGGCCAAGCGCAAGGCCGCCTGGGAGGCGATCGCTGCCTGGACCTTCGCCCACGGCGACGAGTTCCACGGCATCTACTCGGATCTCGCCGGCCTGCGCCAGCAGATGGCCGAGAACCTGGGCGAGGCCAACTTCATCCCGGTCGGCTACCGCCGCATGCGCCGGCTCGACTACGGCCCCGCCGAGGTCGAGACCTTCCGCGAGGGGATCAAGCGGCACATCGTGCCCCTGCTCAAGCAGTTGCGCGCCAAGCAGGCCACCATGCTCGGCCAGCCGACCGTGAAGCCCTGGAACATGGCCTACTTCCCCGGCCTCTCGCTGCCCCCCGGGGTCGCCCCCATCGGCGAGCAGTTCGAGCGGGCCCAGGTGCTCTTCGACCGCCTTCACCCCACGCTCGGCGGCCACTTCAAGCGCATGGCCACCGAAGGCCTGATCGACCTCGAAAATCGTCCCGGCAAGCGCCCCGGAGCCTTCTGCACCTCCTTCGACGACACCAACCAGGTCGTCATCTTCTGCAACAGCACCGGCAACGAGGACGACGTCAGCACCCTGACCCACGAGATGGGTCACGCCTTCCAGGGCTGGGAGAGCCGCTGGATCGTGCCCCTCGAGCTGCGCTGGCCGAGCATGGAGGCCTGCGAGATCCACTCCATGGGCATGGAGTTCCTGGCCCTCCACGAGCTGGACGCCTTCTTCGCCCCCGAAGACGCCCGCAAGTTCCGCAAGCTCAAGCTGATCGACACCCTCACCATGCTGCCCTACATTGCGGTGGTCGACGCGTTCCAACATTGGGTGTACGCGCATCCTGGGCATTCCCCAGAAGCGCGCGACGCCGAGTGGGACCGCCTGTGGGACGAGTACCTGCCGGGTGTGGACTTCGAGGGGCTCGAAGCCTACAAGGCGGTGCGCTGGAAGCGCCAGGCCCACATCTTTGCCGACCCCTTCTACTACATCGACTACGCGATCGCCGAATCCGCCGCCCTCCAGCTCTGGCGCATGGCCGAGAAGGACCGCGCTCAGGCCATGGCCACCTACATGGAGCTGTGCCGGATCGGCGGCAGCCAGTCCCTGCTCGACATCTTCCGCTCGGCGGGCCTCGTCTCGCCCTTCGACCCCATGGTCTTCGCGCCGGCGGTCGAGGCGATCGCCGCCGAACTGGAGCTGAACTAG
- a CDS encoding class I SAM-dependent RNA methyltransferase, with amino-acid sequence MKKDLTLVATTAFGLEALAAHELRALGYDDVKVENGKATFQADWSGVARANTWLRTAERVLIKLGEFPARTFDELFDQTKALPWEEFMPEDAMFPVEGKSHLSQLSSVPACQGVVKKAIVEAMKRRYRREVFAETGARYRILVALHKDVATLTLDTTGIGLHKRGYRKLTAPAPLKETMAAALVTLSRWHPDRYLIDPFCGSGTIPIEAGLMARNIAPGLNRDFDASDWRVVPKGVWAEAQQEAQDLVRRDAEIRGIYGSDISAEVLSTARYHAKEAGLENDIFFEKKALKDFQTKKKYGTIITNPPYGERLGDKPEVDQLYRDMGKVFAPLDTWGIYVLTPHVGFERLFDRVAHKKRKLYNGNIRCDLYQYFGKRPPREQVVDETEPVTP; translated from the coding sequence ATGAAGAAAGACCTGACCTTGGTGGCGACCACGGCCTTCGGCCTCGAAGCCCTCGCCGCCCATGAACTCCGCGCCCTCGGCTACGACGACGTCAAAGTCGAGAATGGCAAAGCCACCTTCCAGGCCGATTGGTCGGGGGTCGCCCGCGCCAACACCTGGCTGCGCACCGCCGAGCGCGTCCTCATCAAGCTGGGCGAGTTCCCGGCGCGCACCTTCGACGAGCTCTTCGACCAGACCAAGGCCCTGCCCTGGGAAGAGTTCATGCCCGAAGACGCCATGTTCCCCGTCGAAGGCAAGAGCCACCTCTCTCAGCTCAGCAGCGTTCCCGCCTGCCAAGGCGTGGTCAAGAAGGCCATCGTCGAAGCCATGAAGCGCCGCTACAGGCGCGAGGTCTTCGCCGAAACGGGCGCCCGCTACCGGATCCTGGTGGCCCTCCACAAGGACGTGGCGACGCTGACCCTCGATACGACGGGCATCGGCCTGCACAAGCGCGGCTACCGCAAGCTCACCGCCCCGGCTCCGCTCAAGGAGACCATGGCCGCGGCGCTCGTGACCCTCAGCCGCTGGCATCCCGACCGCTATCTCATCGACCCCTTCTGTGGCTCGGGCACCATCCCCATCGAGGCGGGCCTCATGGCGCGCAACATCGCGCCGGGCCTCAACCGGGACTTCGACGCGTCCGACTGGCGCGTGGTCCCGAAGGGCGTCTGGGCCGAGGCCCAGCAGGAGGCCCAGGACCTGGTGCGGCGGGACGCGGAGATCCGGGGCATCTACGGCTCGGACATCAGCGCCGAGGTGCTGAGCACCGCCCGCTACCACGCCAAGGAGGCGGGCCTCGAGAACGACATCTTCTTCGAGAAGAAGGCCCTCAAGGACTTCCAGACCAAGAAGAAGTACGGCACCATCATCACCAACCCGCCCTACGGCGAGCGCCTGGGGGACAAGCCCGAAGTCGACCAGCTCTATCGCGACATGGGCAAGGTCTTCGCGCCCCTGGACACCTGGGGCATCTACGTCCTGACCCCGCACGTGGGCTTCGAGCGCCTCTTCGACCGGGTCGCCCACAAGAAGCGCAAGCTCTACAACGGCAACATCCGCTGCGATCTGTACCAGTACTTCGGCAAGCGCCCGCCGCGCGAGCAGGTCGTGGACGAGACCGAACCCGTCACCCCCTGA
- a CDS encoding general stress protein, whose product MAEKRRSTTGKQPVEKAGMTVREAGRKGGQKTAETHGHEFYAEIGHKGGQKTSETHGPEFYAEIGHKGGQKVHDLIERGKKRTKE is encoded by the coding sequence ATGGCTGAGAAGAGACGTTCGACCACCGGCAAGCAGCCCGTCGAGAAGGCGGGGATGACCGTTCGCGAAGCCGGCCGCAAGGGCGGCCAGAAGACCGCCGAGACTCACGGCCACGAATTCTACGCCGAGATCGGTCACAAGGGCGGTCAGAAGACCTCCGAGACCCACGGCCCCGAATTCTACGCCGAGATCGGCCACAAGGGCGGCCAGAAGGTCCACGACCTGATCGAACGAGGCAAGAAGCGCACCAAGGAATGA
- a CDS encoding DUF2726 domain-containing protein, producing MLIGILGALIIIGLIWVGLAAMRDPEGGLVAQDLPALIIPKAALLDATQAEVFKLLEGLAAREGLVIFPKARLESAFDPGRLTHTGWHRMRQAPVDFLLAYRDTLAPAGLLLIENGTKANYLEEENRQMKESAIAESGVPLLKLSLIPGEPLDVAAEEVLAWVIGLGARYSEGSRTQVDLL from the coding sequence ATGCTTATCGGAATTCTCGGCGCCCTCATCATCATCGGCCTGATCTGGGTCGGCCTCGCCGCCATGCGCGACCCCGAAGGGGGCCTCGTCGCCCAGGACCTGCCGGCCCTCATCATCCCCAAGGCCGCGCTTTTGGACGCGACCCAGGCCGAGGTCTTCAAGCTGCTGGAGGGGCTCGCCGCCCGCGAAGGCCTGGTCATCTTCCCCAAGGCGCGCCTCGAGAGCGCCTTCGACCCGGGCCGCCTCACCCACACCGGCTGGCACCGCATGCGCCAGGCGCCGGTGGACTTCCTGCTCGCCTACCGCGACACCCTGGCCCCCGCGGGGCTCTTGCTCATCGAGAACGGCACCAAGGCCAACTACCTCGAAGAAGAGAACCGCCAAATGAAAGAGAGCGCGATCGCCGAATCCGGCGTCCCGCTCTTGAAGCTTTCCCTGATCCCCGGCGAGCCGCTCGACGTGGCCGCCGAGGAAGTGCTCGCCTGGGTGATTGGATTGGGGGCGCGCTACTCCGAGGGGAGCAGGACCCAGGTCGACTTGTTGTAG
- the tmk gene encoding dTMP kinase, translating to MNKQKGLFIAVEGIDGMGKSTQLAQLEQFLEAQGFPVKRTREPTDSVYGREIRRIAAEGRDGITLDEELNLFIQDRALDVNENILPALEAGAVVLVDRYFYSNIAYQGALGIDPDHIRALNAHFPKPDLVLMLDAPPSTGIGRIRGGRGEANNKGYEQEEFLVKVREIFAAMPDANIVRVDASRDLATVTNEVRALVMDRLAARR from the coding sequence ATGAACAAGCAAAAAGGTCTTTTCATCGCCGTCGAGGGCATCGACGGGATGGGCAAATCCACGCAACTCGCCCAGCTCGAGCAGTTCCTCGAGGCCCAGGGCTTCCCCGTCAAGCGGACCCGCGAGCCGACCGACAGCGTCTACGGGCGTGAGATCCGGCGCATCGCGGCCGAGGGCCGGGACGGCATCACCCTCGACGAGGAATTGAATCTCTTCATCCAGGACCGCGCGCTGGATGTGAACGAGAACATCCTGCCCGCCCTCGAAGCGGGTGCGGTGGTGCTCGTCGATCGCTACTTCTACTCGAACATCGCCTACCAGGGCGCGCTCGGGATCGATCCCGACCACATCCGCGCGCTCAATGCCCACTTCCCCAAGCCGGACCTCGTCCTCATGCTGGACGCGCCGCCCTCAACCGGGATCGGCCGCATCCGCGGCGGGCGCGGCGAGGCGAACAACAAGGGCTACGAGCAGGAAGAGTTCCTGGTGAAGGTCCGCGAGATCTTCGCGGCCATGCCGGACGCCAACATCGTGCGGGTCGACGCCAGTCGGGATCTGGCGACGGTCACGAACGAGGTGCGCGCGCTGGTGATGGATCGCCTCGCCGCACGCCGGTAA
- a CDS encoding ABC transporter ATP-binding protein, which produces MSRTHLKRIARYFKPYGALVAATLGVVAVSALLGLIPPLLLRTLIDDALPHGNLALVNWLALGMILAPLAAGLLGVLETFLDEKISQGIMLDLRLSLFARLQQQTMAYFTATRPGEITSRLNNDVNDLQDVFSDTVVAISNNLFIVVSTLVVVFTLNWRLALLAIAILPLFILPARWVGRIRQGIVTQSQEKKADLTAYVQDAMSINGFLMRRVFGNRERERSKYATLSRDLRDIQIRRSLVWRWFTLTLGLFSALGPAIIYWYGAHLIVQGALTVGTIVAFVAYLGRLYGPVSALANVHVEVMSAIAVFERLFGVLDLVPSIQDRPGARAISTSEGHLSFEHVGFHYRPDRSLLQDVSFEARPGELVALVGPSGAGKSTISYLIPRFYDPTEGRVLLDGTDLRDLTLESLEAQIGVVTQEPFLFHTTIKENLRYAKPEATDDEIVAACRSANIHEMIASLPEGYDTTVGERGYRLSGGEKQRLALARVILKSPRILILDEATSALDSHSEALIQAALTPLMEGRTTVAIAHRLSTILHADQILVVERGRIVEQGRHAELLARGGLYAKLYREQFAEKKLEA; this is translated from the coding sequence TTGTCGCGGACGCACCTGAAGCGGATCGCGCGCTACTTCAAACCCTACGGCGCTCTCGTGGCGGCCACGCTCGGGGTGGTGGCCGTCTCGGCCCTTTTGGGGCTGATCCCGCCCCTCTTGCTGCGGACCCTCATCGACGACGCCCTGCCCCACGGCAACCTCGCCCTGGTCAACTGGCTCGCGCTGGGCATGATCCTGGCGCCCTTGGCCGCCGGTCTCTTGGGGGTGCTCGAGACCTTCCTGGACGAGAAGATCAGCCAGGGCATCATGCTCGATCTGCGCCTGTCGCTCTTCGCGCGGCTGCAGCAGCAGACCATGGCCTACTTCACGGCGACGCGCCCCGGCGAGATCACGAGCCGCCTCAACAACGACGTCAATGACCTCCAGGACGTCTTCTCGGACACGGTCGTCGCCATCTCCAACAACCTGTTCATCGTGGTCTCGACCCTGGTGGTGGTCTTCACGCTCAACTGGCGGCTCGCGCTGCTTGCGATCGCCATCCTGCCCCTCTTCATCCTGCCCGCGCGCTGGGTGGGCCGTATCCGCCAGGGCATCGTCACCCAGAGCCAGGAGAAGAAGGCCGACCTGACCGCCTACGTGCAGGACGCCATGAGCATCAACGGCTTTTTGATGCGCCGGGTGTTCGGCAACCGAGAGCGCGAGCGCTCGAAGTACGCCACGCTGAGCCGGGACCTGCGCGATATCCAGATCCGGCGCTCGCTGGTCTGGCGCTGGTTCACCCTGACGCTTGGCCTCTTCTCGGCCTTGGGGCCCGCCATCATCTACTGGTACGGCGCGCACCTGATCGTGCAGGGGGCGCTGACGGTGGGGACCATCGTGGCGTTCGTCGCCTATCTCGGTCGCCTCTACGGGCCGGTCTCGGCGCTCGCCAACGTGCACGTCGAGGTCATGTCGGCGATCGCCGTCTTCGAGCGCCTTTTCGGCGTCCTGGACCTGGTGCCGAGCATCCAGGACCGACCGGGAGCGCGGGCGATTTCAACCTCCGAGGGCCATCTTTCGTTCGAGCACGTGGGCTTCCACTACCGGCCGGATCGGTCCCTGCTGCAAGACGTCTCGTTCGAGGCGCGGCCGGGCGAGCTGGTGGCGCTGGTGGGCCCCTCCGGGGCGGGCAAATCCACCATCAGCTACTTGATCCCGCGCTTCTACGACCCGACCGAGGGGCGCGTGCTGCTGGACGGCACGGACCTTCGCGATCTCACGCTCGAAAGCCTTGAGGCCCAGATCGGGGTGGTGACCCAGGAGCCCTTCCTGTTCCACACCACCATCAAGGAGAACCTCCGTTACGCCAAGCCCGAGGCCACGGACGACGAGATCGTCGCGGCGTGCCGCTCTGCCAACATCCACGAGATGATCGCAAGTCTGCCCGAGGGCTACGACACCACGGTGGGTGAGCGGGGCTACCGCCTGTCGGGCGGCGAAAAGCAGCGCCTGGCCTTGGCGCGGGTCATCCTCAAGTCGCCGCGCATCCTCATCCTGGATGAGGCCACCTCGGCCCTCGACTCCCACTCGGAGGCCCTGATCCAGGCTGCGCTCACGCCCTTGATGGAGGGCCGCACGACGGTTGCGATCGCGCACCGCCTCTCGACCATCCTGCACGCGGACCAGATCCTCGTGGTCGAGCGGGGCCGGATCGTCGAGCAGGGGAGGCACGCCGAGCTGCTTGCGCGGGGCGGCCTGTACGCGAAGCTCTACCGCGAGCAGTTCGCGGAAAAGAAGCTGGAAGCTTGA
- a CDS encoding DnaJ domain-containing protein, with amino-acid sequence MTDAPTPDTIREWLAQTPLGELADEIARRLAEAHAAGYRDGHAAGRHLAAEQRQAAYQEGEAAATQRVTTAHERQRAEWETLVTARVAAEFERKQAEWEATRAEATLKEAEERGLAFERLMRDRERTIELRMQAQLDEARRKGYQEGAQLGPRRGLGIEGSRSWALGVMHLSDEATLDEIRQRFRKLSLLMHPDRQPGLDDAYIKNLQRARDILGG; translated from the coding sequence ATGACCGACGCGCCCACCCCCGATACGATCCGCGAATGGCTCGCCCAGACCCCGCTGGGCGAGCTCGCGGACGAGATTGCCCGTCGCCTGGCGGAAGCCCATGCGGCCGGCTACCGTGACGGCCACGCGGCCGGTCGCCACCTTGCGGCCGAGCAGCGACAAGCAGCCTACCAAGAGGGTGAGGCGGCGGCGACCCAGCGTGTGACCACCGCCCACGAGCGCCAGCGCGCCGAGTGGGAGACCCTCGTCACGGCGCGCGTCGCCGCGGAGTTCGAGCGCAAGCAGGCCGAGTGGGAGGCCACCCGGGCCGAGGCGACCCTCAAGGAAGCCGAAGAGCGGGGCCTCGCCTTCGAGCGCCTGATGCGCGATCGCGAGCGGACCATCGAGCTGCGGATGCAGGCCCAGCTCGACGAGGCCCGCCGCAAGGGCTACCAAGAGGGCGCGCAGCTCGGCCCCCGGCGTGGGCTCGGGATCGAGGGTTCGCGCAGCTGGGCCCTTGGGGTCATGCACCTGAGCGACGAGGCGACCCTCGACGAGATCCGCCAGCGCTTCCGCAAGCTCTCCCTGCTCATGCACCCCGATCGCCAGCCCGGCCTCGATGACGCCTACATCAAGAACCTCCAGCGGGCCCGCGATATTTTGGGGGGCTGA